One stretch of Nitratiruptor tergarcus DSM 16512 DNA includes these proteins:
- a CDS encoding sulfite exporter TauE/SafE family protein, whose translation MSVAFLGSLGHCVGMCGGFVIAYTTAKVDPAKGKLWGGVAHLAYNIGRITSYAIIGAFFGYLGSIMLISKTLHGSLYIIVGIFMVLMGLSLSGNLRFLTSIEASLTQYSFFRTIFSKLIHSKSLWSFFLLGMLNGFLPCGLVYFFAASAAATGSPFWGAVVMLIFGLSTVPVMFGLGTVAGFLKSSSFRLLMLKLASLIIAVYGIYLLYKGYWFITDPHASIHTCH comes from the coding sequence ATAAGTGTTGCTTTTTTAGGTAGTTTAGGACATTGTGTAGGTATGTGTGGCGGGTTTGTTATTGCTTATACCACTGCAAAAGTCGATCCTGCTAAAGGAAAACTCTGGGGTGGGGTGGCGCATCTTGCTTATAATATTGGAAGAATTACCTCTTATGCAATCATTGGAGCCTTTTTTGGATATTTAGGCTCCATTATGCTCATTTCAAAAACTCTTCATGGATCCCTCTATATAATAGTTGGGATTTTTATGGTTCTTATGGGATTGTCACTTTCAGGGAATTTACGTTTTCTGACTTCCATTGAAGCGAGCCTCACGCAGTACTCTTTTTTTCGGACAATATTTTCAAAACTGATTCATTCAAAAAGTCTATGGAGCTTTTTTTTATTAGGAATGCTCAATGGCTTTTTGCCTTGTGGTCTTGTCTACTTCTTTGCTGCATCCGCAGCTGCAACTGGAAGTCCTTTTTGGGGAGCAGTTGTAATGCTTATCTTTGGACTCTCTACTGTTCCTGTGATGTTTGGTTTGGGTACTGTTGCGGGGTTTTTAAAAAGTTCAAGTTTTCGGCTTTTAATGCTAAAGCTCGCCTCTTTAATTATTGCTGTTTATGGAATATATCTTCTCTATAAAGGATACTGGTTTATTACTGATCCCCATGCTTCGATTCATACCTGCCACTAA
- a CDS encoding PAS domain S-box protein, translating into MKEPIKQIRLLLVSNNEELQTLLQKYVNDLTVAKSEEEAKKQFHSSPADIIVCDLADSLEFCKELKKQAPTVPVIFIGPKDEDLLYEAINAQIDRYFLKPYDFKQLKKTLQEFETKIFMQKVKEYNTFMLHQYKNAIDSSNIVSKTDINGIITYVNDEFCKISGYTKEELLGKNHNIVRHPDVPKENFKRFWDTILSKKIWKGTVKNRAKDGTTFYVNTTVIPILDWNGDITEFVAIRYDVTNSVKLQEKLQKKERELETLNKELEKRVEEKTKQLRELNLTLEKRVECEVTKNREKDRMMFQQARLASLGEMLGNIAHQWRQPLMELGILLYKIKKLSSDEKIDEIYEKGTAILEKMSQTISDFQNFFSPDKKKERFNVAEVIKNTQAIMEGVLKKSGIAVNLQYEEDIEVEGYKNEFSQVILNIISNAKDALIDANPPQKIINISMKTSQNSLTIEIEDNGGGISPHIIEKIFEPYFTTKQHKKGTGLGLYMSKMIIEESMGGELGVKNGKSGAKFIIKLPVKV; encoded by the coding sequence ATGAAAGAACCAATTAAACAAATTAGGCTATTACTTGTTTCAAATAATGAAGAGTTACAGACTCTTTTGCAAAAATATGTCAACGATTTAACAGTAGCAAAGAGTGAAGAAGAAGCTAAAAAGCAGTTTCACTCCAGTCCTGCAGATATCATTGTATGCGATCTTGCGGACTCTTTAGAGTTTTGTAAAGAGCTTAAGAAACAAGCTCCTACAGTCCCTGTAATATTTATTGGTCCAAAAGATGAGGATCTCCTTTATGAAGCGATAAATGCCCAAATTGATAGATACTTTCTCAAGCCTTATGATTTTAAACAGCTTAAAAAAACCCTACAAGAGTTTGAGACAAAGATCTTTATGCAAAAAGTAAAAGAGTACAATACTTTCATGCTTCATCAATATAAAAATGCAATTGATAGTAGCAATATTGTCTCTAAAACAGATATCAACGGCATTATTACATATGTTAATGATGAGTTTTGTAAAATTTCTGGATACACGAAAGAGGAGTTATTAGGAAAAAATCACAATATTGTCCGCCATCCAGATGTTCCTAAAGAGAATTTCAAACGTTTTTGGGATACGATACTGTCAAAAAAGATATGGAAAGGTACAGTTAAAAACAGAGCTAAAGATGGAACAACATTTTATGTCAATACTACTGTAATACCAATTCTTGATTGGAATGGAGATATTACAGAGTTTGTTGCAATTCGCTACGATGTCACAAATAGTGTTAAACTGCAAGAAAAACTGCAAAAAAAAGAGAGAGAGTTAGAAACACTCAATAAAGAGTTAGAAAAAAGGGTTGAAGAAAAGACGAAGCAGTTGCGAGAATTAAATCTCACTCTTGAAAAAAGAGTAGAGTGTGAAGTGACGAAAAATAGGGAAAAAGATAGAATGATGTTTCAGCAGGCTCGTCTCGCTTCATTAGGTGAAATGCTTGGCAACATCGCACATCAATGGCGTCAACCTTTGATGGAATTGGGAATACTTCTCTATAAGATAAAAAAACTCAGCAGTGATGAAAAGATTGATGAGATTTATGAAAAAGGTACCGCAATTTTAGAGAAGATGTCGCAAACAATAAGCGATTTTCAAAATTTTTTTAGTCCTGATAAGAAAAAAGAGCGTTTTAATGTGGCAGAAGTAATTAAAAATACCCAAGCAATTATGGAAGGAGTTCTCAAAAAAAGTGGAATTGCAGTGAATTTACAATATGAAGAGGATATAGAGGTTGAAGGGTATAAAAACGAGTTTTCTCAAGTAATACTCAATATTATAAGCAACGCCAAAGATGCTCTCATTGATGCTAATCCTCCACAAAAAATTATCAATATATCAATGAAAACTTCTCAAAATAGTCTGACAATAGAGATTGAAGATAATGGAGGAGGCATTTCTCCTCATATTATAGAAAAGATTTTTGAGCCATATTTTACAACCAAGCAGCATAAAAAGGGTACGGGACTTGGGCTTTATATGTCAAAGATGATAATAGAAGAGAGTATGGGAGGAGAGTTAGGGGTGAAAAATGGCAAAAGTGGTGCCAAATTTATAATAAAACTTCCTGTAAAGGTGTAA
- a CDS encoding response regulator transcription factor, which translates to MDCVSILKNLDVLYVEDENQIRQMMQDVLQEDFHSFDTAADGKEGLEKFQQKHFDCVVTDIEMEGMDGLTLAEKIKEIDEDVVVILLTAYSEKERLFKAIDIGVNKYLVKPFTPEKLLQTICDIFSKKLAKEHIVDFGNGYLYNPQTAQVKKEDEVIKLTKKEKLFLDLLLENREHIVSFQEIETHVWEEGEFSENALRTLVKRLRKKLFKELIVNYSGLGYKINLNKS; encoded by the coding sequence ATGGATTGTGTATCAATTTTAAAAAATTTAGATGTTTTATATGTAGAAGATGAAAATCAAATAAGACAGATGATGCAAGATGTATTGCAAGAGGATTTTCACAGTTTCGATACTGCTGCAGATGGAAAAGAGGGCTTAGAAAAATTTCAGCAAAAGCATTTCGATTGTGTTGTGACAGATATTGAAATGGAAGGAATGGATGGTCTGACATTAGCAGAAAAAATTAAAGAGATTGATGAGGATGTTGTAGTTATTCTCCTTACAGCATATAGTGAAAAAGAGAGACTGTTTAAAGCAATTGATATAGGAGTCAATAAATATCTTGTCAAACCCTTTACACCGGAAAAACTTTTGCAAACAATATGTGATATTTTTAGTAAGAAGCTAGCAAAAGAGCATATTGTAGATTTTGGTAATGGATATCTTTATAATCCACAAACTGCACAAGTTAAAAAAGAAGATGAGGTTATAAAATTAACAAAAAAAGAGAAGCTTTTTTTAGATTTATTGCTAGAAAATCGTGAACATATTGTTTCCTTTCAAGAGATTGAAACACATGTATGGGAAGAGGGTGAATTTAGTGAAAACGCTCTTAGAACCCTTGTAAAGAGACTTCGCAAAAAACTCTTTAAAGAGCTCATTGTCAACTATTCTGGCCTCGGCTACAAGATCAACTTAAATAAGTCTTAA
- the ccoN gene encoding cytochrome-c oxidase, cbb3-type subunit I → MQNPAIEYDYTVAKWFSYLAILFGILGMGIGVWIAFELAFPELNYVAGEYTLFSRLRPIHTNVVAYGFTLSGIWATWYYVGQRVLKVSLAESKFLQGIAKLHFWLYFITALLAVVSLLVRYTTSKEYAQFEWPLDILVVVIWVLWGISIFGLIGIRREKTLYISMWYYIATFLGVAMLYLFNNMEVPTYLITGMGDPLHSVSMYAGTNDAMVQWWFGHNAVAFVFTVPIIAMIYYYLPKESGQPVYSYKLSLLSFWGLMFVYLWAGGHHLIYSTVPDWMQTMGSIFSVILILPSWGSALNMLLTMKGEWGQLKENPLIKFMVLASTFYMLSTLEGPIQSIKSVNALAHFTDWIPGHVHDGTLGWVGFMIIAAIMHMAPRFYKREIYSKKLLEMQFWLQTTGIVLYFSSMWIAGITQGMMWRAVDQYGNLAYSFIDTVTVLHPYYTLRGIGGLFYFIGLFMWAYNFYKTMTAAKAIEKEPQFASPMAA, encoded by the coding sequence ATGCAAAATCCTGCAATCGAGTATGATTATACCGTTGCAAAGTGGTTTAGCTATTTGGCCATTTTGTTCGGTATATTGGGGATGGGTATAGGCGTATGGATTGCCTTTGAATTAGCTTTTCCTGAGCTAAACTATGTTGCTGGTGAGTATACTCTCTTTAGTCGACTTCGACCAATCCACACTAATGTAGTGGCATACGGTTTTACGCTCAGCGGTATTTGGGCTACGTGGTATTACGTAGGTCAAAGAGTTTTAAAGGTAAGTCTTGCAGAGAGTAAATTTTTGCAAGGTATTGCGAAGCTACATTTTTGGCTCTATTTCATTACTGCACTCTTGGCAGTTGTCTCTTTGCTTGTACGATATACAACTTCAAAAGAGTATGCGCAGTTTGAATGGCCTCTAGATATTCTAGTAGTAGTTATCTGGGTGCTCTGGGGTATCTCTATTTTTGGACTTATAGGTATTAGAAGAGAAAAAACACTTTACATCTCTATGTGGTATTACATCGCAACTTTCCTTGGTGTTGCAATGCTTTACCTATTTAATAATATGGAAGTTCCAACATATCTTATTACCGGAATGGGTGATCCACTTCATTCAGTAAGTATGTATGCTGGAACCAATGATGCGATGGTGCAATGGTGGTTTGGACACAATGCTGTTGCGTTTGTTTTCACAGTTCCTATTATTGCAATGATCTATTACTATTTACCAAAAGAGTCTGGACAACCAGTTTATTCATATAAACTTTCACTTTTATCTTTTTGGGGATTGATGTTTGTATATCTTTGGGCTGGTGGCCACCACTTGATCTACTCTACAGTACCTGATTGGATGCAAACTATGGGTTCAATCTTTTCTGTTATCCTTATTTTGCCTTCTTGGGGTAGTGCACTCAACATGCTTCTTACAATGAAGGGTGAATGGGGACAATTAAAAGAGAATCCACTTATCAAATTCATGGTTCTAGCATCAACATTCTATATGCTTAGTACACTTGAAGGTCCTATTCAGTCAATCAAATCAGTCAATGCACTTGCACACTTTACAGACTGGATTCCAGGACACGTACATGATGGTACTCTTGGATGGGTTGGATTTATGATCATTGCAGCTATTATGCATATGGCTCCAAGATTTTATAAACGAGAAATTTACAGCAAAAAACTTCTAGAAATGCAGTTTTGGCTTCAAACAACAGGTATCGTACTTTATTTCTCAAGCATGTGGATTGCTGGTATTACACAGGGTATGATGTGGAGAGCAGTTGACCAATATGGTAACCTAGCATACTCATTCATCGATACTGTTACAGTTCTTCACCCATACTATACACTAAGAGGTATTGGGGGACTCTTTTATTTCATAGGTCTATTTATGTGGGCATATAATTTCTATAAAACAATGACAGCGGCAAAAGCGATTGAGAAAGAACCTCAATTTGCTTCACCGATGGCAGCATAA
- the ccoO gene encoding cytochrome-c oxidase, cbb3-type subunit II has product MFGWLERNPFFFAVGVFVVIAFAGLIEIVPDFAQQSRPVVGAKPYSLLELAGRQVYIKDSCNACHSQLIRPFKSETDRYGMYSLNGEYAYDRPFLWGSKRTGPDLHRVGNYRTSDWHANHMWDPTSVVPGSIMPAYKHMFTNVTDLETAYAEALTVKKVFNVPYDKDIDGDGKVDVPLGSFEEAKKRAFDYALKVAEETKRQDLVDMVKQGKIPEIVALIAYLNRLQ; this is encoded by the coding sequence ATGTTTGGATGGTTAGAAAGAAACCCGTTTTTCTTTGCAGTCGGTGTATTTGTAGTCATTGCTTTTGCTGGGCTTATCGAAATCGTTCCAGATTTCGCCCAGCAATCACGTCCAGTAGTTGGGGCAAAACCTTATAGTTTACTCGAGCTTGCTGGTAGACAGGTATATATTAAAGATAGTTGTAATGCGTGTCATTCACAGCTTATTCGACCATTTAAGAGTGAAACTGACCGCTATGGTATGTATAGTCTCAATGGTGAATATGCGTATGATAGGCCATTCCTTTGGGGCTCTAAAAGAACTGGACCAGATCTTCATAGAGTTGGTAACTATCGTACTAGTGATTGGCATGCAAACCATATGTGGGATCCAACAAGCGTAGTTCCAGGATCTATCATGCCAGCATATAAACATATGTTTACAAATGTAACTGATCTTGAAACTGCCTATGCAGAGGCATTAACTGTGAAAAAAGTATTCAATGTGCCATATGATAAAGATATTGACGGCGATGGCAAAGTAGATGTTCCTCTTGGAAGTTTTGAAGAAGCGAAAAAAAGAGCATTTGATTATGCTCTCAAAGTTGCTGAGGAAACAAAGCGTCAAGATCTTGTAGATATGGTAAAACAGGGAAAAATTCCTGAAATTGTGGCGCTTATAGCATATCTTAACAGGTTGCAATAA
- a CDS encoding cytochrome c oxidase, cbb3-type, CcoQ subunit, producing the protein MDAKTIQGVMYIVFIIILTFILYGYIMHLYRSEKKGKRNYEKYGKMALDDELSSPPVEPLEEEKSKESK; encoded by the coding sequence ATGGATGCAAAAACCATACAGGGAGTAATGTATATAGTATTTATCATTATTCTCACATTCATTCTGTATGGTTACATTATGCACCTCTATCGCAGTGAGAAAAAAGGTAAACGCAATTATGAAAAGTATGGGAAGATGGCGCTCGATGACGAGCTTTCATCTCCTCCAGTAGAGCCTTTAGAAGAAGAAAAAAGTAAGGAGTCAAAATGA
- a CDS encoding c-type cytochrome, giving the protein MNWLSDNVNQLALLGAAAILILTIGVAAKYFKQIKEGKSEGVLKEENWDGIGEYKNNSPIGWSLAFIGTIIWGVWYWLVGYPLNAYSQIGEYNEEVAAHAAKFESKWANPTKEDLLGMGEGVFLVQCSPCHGIDGTGIEGKAQDLTRRLLKKEVLDVINRGSEALGNPNGQFGYQLGMMPPGLLSGADAEAVAEYVANGFKGNDKGAELFQTACASCHGPDGKGMNGMAPNLREYDDTIISKVLENGKHGIIGKMPSFKGRLTPVQQKAVATYIRSLSEGA; this is encoded by the coding sequence ATGAATTGGTTAAGCGATAATGTCAACCAGTTGGCTCTGCTTGGTGCTGCCGCTATTTTGATTTTGACAATAGGTGTCGCAGCAAAATACTTCAAGCAGATAAAAGAAGGTAAAAGTGAAGGGGTTCTCAAGGAAGAGAACTGGGATGGTATAGGTGAGTATAAAAACAATTCTCCTATTGGCTGGTCTTTAGCTTTTATAGGAACAATAATCTGGGGTGTATGGTATTGGCTTGTTGGATATCCTCTCAATGCATATTCTCAAATTGGCGAATATAACGAAGAAGTTGCAGCACATGCAGCAAAGTTTGAAAGCAAATGGGCAAATCCAACAAAAGAGGATCTCCTTGGTATGGGTGAAGGTGTTTTTTTAGTACAATGTTCACCATGTCACGGCATTGATGGAACAGGAATTGAGGGAAAAGCACAAGACTTGACTAGACGTCTACTTAAAAAAGAGGTTCTTGATGTTATAAATAGAGGTTCAGAAGCGTTGGGAAATCCAAATGGACAATTTGGGTATCAACTAGGTATGATGCCTCCAGGACTTCTTTCAGGTGCCGATGCTGAAGCAGTTGCAGAGTATGTTGCCAATGGTTTCAAAGGTAATGACAAAGGTGCAGAACTATTCCAAACTGCATGTGCAAGTTGCCATGGACCTGATGGTAAAGGTATGAACGGCATGGCACCAAACTTGAGAGAGTACGACGATACAATCATTTCAAAAGTACTTGAAAATGGAAAACACGGTATCATTGGAAAAATGCCATCATTCAAAGGTAGACTTACTCCAGTACAACAAAAAGCGGTAGCAACATATATCCGCTCACTAAGTGAAGGAGCGTAA
- a CDS encoding DUF4006 family protein, with the protein MEGRSIWSFHGLTGYFIAVALLLSILAFLSTAAIKTQSATAQQSYEVKDPLGIKKFGPDLENEKHIIVHGTPVGGDKLHKYQFVTK; encoded by the coding sequence ATGGAAGGAAGAAGTATTTGGTCATTCCATGGCCTTACAGGATATTTTATAGCAGTAGCTCTATTGCTTAGTATTTTGGCATTTCTTTCAACAGCTGCTATCAAAACACAAAGTGCTACGGCGCAGCAAAGTTATGAGGTTAAAGATCCTTTAGGCATCAAAAAATTTGGTCCAGATCTTGAAAACGAGAAGCATATAATAGTACATGGTACACCTGTTGGTGGAGATAAACTTCATAAATATCAATTTGTAACGAAGTGA
- the ccoG gene encoding cytochrome c oxidase accessory protein CcoG, with translation MTQAAPKPNRAKEYLKNWIPYRYKRYIVFGLVTVISLVLPWIRINGNHFFLLNFDHKQLHLFFVRFDMQELYLMPFLLWILFFGIFFITTLGGRVWCGWSCPQTIFRVIYRDLIETKLLHLRKRISNKQIEPDMSKPENKVKKLIAILLWSVLAFIAAADFIWYFVPPEDFFQYIQDPANHTILMGFWIGTALFLIADVVFIKENFCIYICPYARVQSVLYDEDTFQTVYDYKRGGRIYDEHGNLIVHNKKELKAQKEEAECTLCESCVKVCPTHIDIRKGMQLECINCLECADACTKVMGALGKESLVRWTSYHALETGEKTRVFRFRIIAYIVMLTIAFVALFWMGSKKEHMLLNINRTSQLYKIEPDGRVKNTYVFLFQNTENKKHKYYFEIVNNKDIKIARPSKPFSVIPGKKVKKVVILYTDKVLVKNTQKDTPIPIKIKAYAVDDPKKIVVYRDTIFVFPRWDIYQKHIKK, from the coding sequence ATGACACAGGCAGCACCAAAACCGAACCGAGCCAAGGAGTACCTCAAGAACTGGATACCATACAGATACAAGAGGTATATAGTATTTGGGCTCGTAACAGTAATCAGTTTGGTGCTGCCGTGGATACGAATAAACGGTAATCACTTCTTTTTGTTAAACTTTGATCATAAACAGCTGCACCTCTTTTTCGTGCGCTTTGATATGCAAGAGCTCTACTTGATGCCGTTCTTGCTTTGGATCTTGTTTTTTGGGATCTTCTTTATTACCACTCTAGGAGGGCGTGTCTGGTGTGGATGGAGCTGTCCACAGACAATCTTTCGTGTGATTTATAGAGACTTAATAGAGACAAAACTGCTGCATCTGAGAAAAAGAATTAGTAATAAGCAAATTGAGCCAGATATGAGTAAACCAGAGAATAAGGTGAAAAAGCTTATAGCAATCTTGCTCTGGTCAGTTCTAGCTTTCATCGCAGCAGCAGATTTTATCTGGTACTTCGTACCACCAGAGGACTTTTTCCAATATATTCAAGATCCGGCAAACCATACCATTTTAATGGGATTTTGGATTGGAACTGCTCTCTTTTTAATCGCAGATGTAGTATTTATTAAAGAGAATTTCTGTATCTATATCTGTCCTTACGCAAGAGTGCAGTCGGTGCTCTATGATGAAGACACCTTCCAAACAGTCTATGACTATAAAAGAGGTGGACGCATCTATGATGAGCATGGAAACCTCATAGTGCATAATAAAAAAGAGCTCAAAGCTCAAAAAGAGGAAGCTGAGTGTACCTTGTGTGAATCGTGCGTAAAAGTGTGTCCTACCCATATCGATATACGTAAAGGGATGCAGCTAGAGTGCATCAACTGCTTAGAGTGTGCAGATGCATGTACAAAAGTGATGGGAGCTTTAGGAAAAGAGAGCTTGGTGCGCTGGACAAGTTACCATGCATTAGAGACTGGTGAGAAGACAAGAGTCTTTCGCTTTAGAATCATTGCATATATTGTTATGCTCACTATTGCATTTGTAGCACTCTTTTGGATGGGAAGTAAAAAAGAGCATATGCTTCTCAATATCAATAGAACAAGCCAGCTCTATAAAATAGAGCCAGATGGGAGAGTAAAAAATACATACGTATTCCTCTTCCAAAATACAGAGAATAAAAAGCATAAGTACTACTTTGAAATAGTAAACAATAAAGATATTAAGATTGCAAGACCAAGTAAACCATTTAGTGTTATACCTGGTAAAAAAGTGAAAAAAGTTGTCATACTCTATACAGATAAGGTATTGGTAAAAAACACACAAAAAGATACACCAATACCAATCAAGATCAAAGCTTATGCGGTTGATGATCCGAAAAAGATTGTGGTCTATAGAGATACGATCTTTGTCTTCCCTCGTTGGGATATTTATCAAAAACATATTAAAAAATAG
- a CDS encoding TPM domain-containing protein has product MFGVTQNFILLNENILPQKTIEKINAIGNELYQKTGVGVFVAVVKKMPTKKIVDFEKQLTKKLQAPYVLLTLSVQDKKVDIVSSKDLESSFDKEEILSPLPWKGSIIPLLTAHFKNQNAAIEAAILNGYSEIAEQIAKYKNVNLKEAIGNTNRNIYYWLRILFYSIIALIVLNFIYRRYIKG; this is encoded by the coding sequence TTGTTTGGTGTTACACAAAACTTTATTCTTCTTAATGAAAATATTCTCCCTCAAAAGACAATCGAGAAGATCAATGCAATAGGAAATGAGCTCTATCAAAAGACTGGAGTTGGCGTTTTTGTAGCTGTTGTAAAAAAAATGCCTACTAAAAAAATTGTAGATTTTGAAAAGCAATTAACAAAAAAACTACAAGCTCCTTATGTATTATTGACATTAAGTGTTCAAGACAAGAAAGTAGATATTGTCAGTTCAAAAGATTTAGAAAGCAGTTTTGATAAAGAGGAGATTTTAAGTCCTCTTCCATGGAAAGGAAGTATTATTCCTCTACTCACTGCACACTTTAAAAATCAAAATGCTGCTATTGAAGCAGCAATCTTAAATGGTTATTCCGAAATAGCAGAGCAAATAGCAAAATATAAAAATGTTAATCTTAAAGAGGCTATAGGAAATACGAATAGAAATATTTATTATTGGTTGCGTATTCTCTTTTACTCTATAATAGCGTTGATTGTTTTAAATTTTATTTATAGGAGATATATAAAAGGATGA